From a region of the Cygnus atratus isolate AKBS03 ecotype Queensland, Australia chromosome 3, CAtr_DNAZoo_HiC_assembly, whole genome shotgun sequence genome:
- the ANGEL2 gene encoding protein angel homolog 2 isoform X2 produces the protein MLKYSLGHSMLPRHMQRLGRDWIAHLNSSQVFTSNGPVSTCMRWAGHYPRASFPLPVPVDFSANWRFPPFFGPWRQFQNSNWQLDNFAQSSCFHLPNPSMKSEGEEPLTKKRRLSGQHDTPTPEEEANLANQKEALCLSVAQNEKSDSSKKGTIKRHWEYFCQHSKTMKVFENKETDQSNRECEAKFDFTVMSYNILSQNLLEDNSHLYKHCRQRLLIWTYRFPNILQEIKQLDADVLCLQEVQEDHYRKEIKSSLESLGYHCEYKMRTGRKPDGCAICFKTSKFSLISSNPVEFFRHDIPLLDRDNVGLVLLLQPKFQCKTNAAICIANTHLLYNPRRGDIKLTQLAMLLAEIASVAPQKDGTFCPIIICGDFNSVPGSPLYRFIKEGKLNYEGLAIGKVSGQEQFPRGQRILSIPIWPKKLGISQNCVYEIKQQQKEENAGEKMEEAKLNNTKEIVRASEKLSSKLQHHFKLSSVYSHYFPETGMPEVTTCHSRSAVTVDYIFYSAANDDDATQPGAVDSFHGGLKLLGRLALLTEKDLWTVNGLPNENNSSDHLPLLAEFRLIER, from the exons ATGTTAAAATACAGTCTTGG ACACTCCATGCTGCCCCGTCACATgcagaggctgggcagagaCTGGATTGCCCACTTGAATAGTTCTCAGGTATTCACTTCGAATGGCCCAGTTTCCACCTGCATGAGATGGGCCGGACATTATCCTCGGGCCTCGTTTCCTCTTCCTGTTCCAGTTGACTTCTCAGCAAACTGGAGGTTCCCTCCATTTTTTGGACCTTGGAGGCAATTTCAGAACTCCAATTGGCAGCTTGATAACTTTGCACAAAGTTCTTGTTTTCATCTACCGAACCCCAGTATGAAATCTGAGGGAGAAGAGCCACTGACAAAGAAGAGAAGACTTAGTGGTCAGCATGATACTCCAACTCCTGAGGAAGAAGCAAACTTAGCTAATCAGAAGGAAGCATTGTGTCTTTCTGTagcacagaatgaaaaaagtgATAGCAgcaagaaag GAACCATCAAAAGGCACTGGGAATATTTCTGTCAGCACAGTAAAACAATGAAggtctttgaaaataaagaaactgaCCAAAGCAATAGAGAATGTGAAGCAAAATTTGATTTTACAGTCATGTCCTACAATATCCTCTCGCAGAATTTGTTAGAAGATAACTCCCACCTGTACAAACACTGCAGGCAACGCTTGTTAATCTGGACGTACAGATTTCCCAACATTCTGCAAGAAATCAAACAGCTGGATGCGGAT GTACTTTGTTTACAAGAAGTCCAAGAAGACCACTATAGAAAAGAGATCAAGTCAAGTTTGGAATCCCTGG GGTATCACTGTGAGTATAAAATGAGGACTGGGAGAAAACCTGATGGCTGTGCTATTTGCTTCAAAACTTCCAAATTTAGCCTGATCTCATCAAACCCCGTGGAATTTTTTCGCCATGATATTCCACTCTTGGACAGGGACAATGTGGGACTGGTGTTGCTTTTGCAGCCTAAATTTCAGTGTAAAACTAATGCTGCCATCTGTATAGCCAATACACATCTGTTGTATAACCCACGGAGAGGGGACATCAAACTGACCCAGCTTGCAATGCTCTTGGCAGAGATTGCTAGTGTGGCCCCTCAGAAGGACGGTACCTTCTGTCCAATTATCATCTGTGGTGACTTCAATTCTGTTCCTGGTTCTCCACTGTACAGATTTATAAAGGAAGGAAAGTTAAATTATGAAGGACTTGCTATAGGGAAG GTTTCTGGACAAGAACAGTTTCCAAGGGGACAAAGAATCTTATCTATTCCAATTTGGCCAAAAAAATTAGGTATTTCACAGAACTGTGTATATGagataaaacagcaacaaaaagaagaaaatgcag gagaaaaaatggaagaagcaaAATTGAACAATACCAAGGAGATTGTAAGAGCATCTGAAAA GTTGTCTTCAAAATTGCAGCACCATTTTAAGTTGTCTTCAGTGTATTCTCACTACTTCCCTGAAACTGGGATGCCAGAAGTAACAACTTGTCACTCCCGAAGTGCAGTCACAGTGGATTATATTTTCTATTCTGCAGCAAATGATGATGATGCTACCCAGCCAG gaGCAGTGGATTCTTTTCATGGAGGTCTGAAGCTTCTTGGTAGGCTGGCACTTCTAACAGAGAAAGATCTCTGGACTGTTAATGGTCTGCCCAATGAAAATAACTCTTCTGACCATCTGCCATTGCTAGCAGAGTTCAGGCTTATTGAGCGGTAA
- the ANGEL2 gene encoding protein angel homolog 2 isoform X1 translates to MAARLQRPGAKMAALRLQVPGASGARGAAWPPPAVPGKGRQGARRRRAELAPSWADPFGGHRGCAEPPAGPRPAGRHSMLPRHMQRLGRDWIAHLNSSQVFTSNGPVSTCMRWAGHYPRASFPLPVPVDFSANWRFPPFFGPWRQFQNSNWQLDNFAQSSCFHLPNPSMKSEGEEPLTKKRRLSGQHDTPTPEEEANLANQKEALCLSVAQNEKSDSSKKGTIKRHWEYFCQHSKTMKVFENKETDQSNRECEAKFDFTVMSYNILSQNLLEDNSHLYKHCRQRLLIWTYRFPNILQEIKQLDADVLCLQEVQEDHYRKEIKSSLESLGYHCEYKMRTGRKPDGCAICFKTSKFSLISSNPVEFFRHDIPLLDRDNVGLVLLLQPKFQCKTNAAICIANTHLLYNPRRGDIKLTQLAMLLAEIASVAPQKDGTFCPIIICGDFNSVPGSPLYRFIKEGKLNYEGLAIGKVSGQEQFPRGQRILSIPIWPKKLGISQNCVYEIKQQQKEENAGEKMEEAKLNNTKEIVRASEKLSSKLQHHFKLSSVYSHYFPETGMPEVTTCHSRSAVTVDYIFYSAANDDDATQPGAVDSFHGGLKLLGRLALLTEKDLWTVNGLPNENNSSDHLPLLAEFRLIER, encoded by the exons ATGGCGGCCCGGCTTCAGCGCCCCGGAGCCAAGATGGCCGCCCTCCGACTACAAGTCCCAGGGGcgagcggggcgcggggcgcggcCTGGCCGCCGCCTGCCGTGCCGGGtaagggcaggcagggagcacgGCGGCGCCGGGCGGAGCTGGCTCCGTCCTGGGCTGACCCCTtcggggggcaccggggctgcgCGGAGCCGCCAGCGGGGCCCCGGCCCGCTGGGAG ACACTCCATGCTGCCCCGTCACATgcagaggctgggcagagaCTGGATTGCCCACTTGAATAGTTCTCAGGTATTCACTTCGAATGGCCCAGTTTCCACCTGCATGAGATGGGCCGGACATTATCCTCGGGCCTCGTTTCCTCTTCCTGTTCCAGTTGACTTCTCAGCAAACTGGAGGTTCCCTCCATTTTTTGGACCTTGGAGGCAATTTCAGAACTCCAATTGGCAGCTTGATAACTTTGCACAAAGTTCTTGTTTTCATCTACCGAACCCCAGTATGAAATCTGAGGGAGAAGAGCCACTGACAAAGAAGAGAAGACTTAGTGGTCAGCATGATACTCCAACTCCTGAGGAAGAAGCAAACTTAGCTAATCAGAAGGAAGCATTGTGTCTTTCTGTagcacagaatgaaaaaagtgATAGCAgcaagaaag GAACCATCAAAAGGCACTGGGAATATTTCTGTCAGCACAGTAAAACAATGAAggtctttgaaaataaagaaactgaCCAAAGCAATAGAGAATGTGAAGCAAAATTTGATTTTACAGTCATGTCCTACAATATCCTCTCGCAGAATTTGTTAGAAGATAACTCCCACCTGTACAAACACTGCAGGCAACGCTTGTTAATCTGGACGTACAGATTTCCCAACATTCTGCAAGAAATCAAACAGCTGGATGCGGAT GTACTTTGTTTACAAGAAGTCCAAGAAGACCACTATAGAAAAGAGATCAAGTCAAGTTTGGAATCCCTGG GGTATCACTGTGAGTATAAAATGAGGACTGGGAGAAAACCTGATGGCTGTGCTATTTGCTTCAAAACTTCCAAATTTAGCCTGATCTCATCAAACCCCGTGGAATTTTTTCGCCATGATATTCCACTCTTGGACAGGGACAATGTGGGACTGGTGTTGCTTTTGCAGCCTAAATTTCAGTGTAAAACTAATGCTGCCATCTGTATAGCCAATACACATCTGTTGTATAACCCACGGAGAGGGGACATCAAACTGACCCAGCTTGCAATGCTCTTGGCAGAGATTGCTAGTGTGGCCCCTCAGAAGGACGGTACCTTCTGTCCAATTATCATCTGTGGTGACTTCAATTCTGTTCCTGGTTCTCCACTGTACAGATTTATAAAGGAAGGAAAGTTAAATTATGAAGGACTTGCTATAGGGAAG GTTTCTGGACAAGAACAGTTTCCAAGGGGACAAAGAATCTTATCTATTCCAATTTGGCCAAAAAAATTAGGTATTTCACAGAACTGTGTATATGagataaaacagcaacaaaaagaagaaaatgcag gagaaaaaatggaagaagcaaAATTGAACAATACCAAGGAGATTGTAAGAGCATCTGAAAA GTTGTCTTCAAAATTGCAGCACCATTTTAAGTTGTCTTCAGTGTATTCTCACTACTTCCCTGAAACTGGGATGCCAGAAGTAACAACTTGTCACTCCCGAAGTGCAGTCACAGTGGATTATATTTTCTATTCTGCAGCAAATGATGATGATGCTACCCAGCCAG gaGCAGTGGATTCTTTTCATGGAGGTCTGAAGCTTCTTGGTAGGCTGGCACTTCTAACAGAGAAAGATCTCTGGACTGTTAATGGTCTGCCCAATGAAAATAACTCTTCTGACCATCTGCCATTGCTAGCAGAGTTCAGGCTTATTGAGCGGTAA
- the ANGEL2 gene encoding protein angel homolog 2 isoform X3, whose amino-acid sequence MLPRHMQRLGRDWIAHLNSSQVFTSNGPVSTCMRWAGHYPRASFPLPVPVDFSANWRFPPFFGPWRQFQNSNWQLDNFAQSSCFHLPNPSMKSEGEEPLTKKRRLSGQHDTPTPEEEANLANQKEALCLSVAQNEKSDSSKKGTIKRHWEYFCQHSKTMKVFENKETDQSNRECEAKFDFTVMSYNILSQNLLEDNSHLYKHCRQRLLIWTYRFPNILQEIKQLDADVLCLQEVQEDHYRKEIKSSLESLGYHCEYKMRTGRKPDGCAICFKTSKFSLISSNPVEFFRHDIPLLDRDNVGLVLLLQPKFQCKTNAAICIANTHLLYNPRRGDIKLTQLAMLLAEIASVAPQKDGTFCPIIICGDFNSVPGSPLYRFIKEGKLNYEGLAIGKVSGQEQFPRGQRILSIPIWPKKLGISQNCVYEIKQQQKEENAGEKMEEAKLNNTKEIVRASEKLSSKLQHHFKLSSVYSHYFPETGMPEVTTCHSRSAVTVDYIFYSAANDDDATQPGAVDSFHGGLKLLGRLALLTEKDLWTVNGLPNENNSSDHLPLLAEFRLIER is encoded by the exons ATGCTGCCCCGTCACATgcagaggctgggcagagaCTGGATTGCCCACTTGAATAGTTCTCAGGTATTCACTTCGAATGGCCCAGTTTCCACCTGCATGAGATGGGCCGGACATTATCCTCGGGCCTCGTTTCCTCTTCCTGTTCCAGTTGACTTCTCAGCAAACTGGAGGTTCCCTCCATTTTTTGGACCTTGGAGGCAATTTCAGAACTCCAATTGGCAGCTTGATAACTTTGCACAAAGTTCTTGTTTTCATCTACCGAACCCCAGTATGAAATCTGAGGGAGAAGAGCCACTGACAAAGAAGAGAAGACTTAGTGGTCAGCATGATACTCCAACTCCTGAGGAAGAAGCAAACTTAGCTAATCAGAAGGAAGCATTGTGTCTTTCTGTagcacagaatgaaaaaagtgATAGCAgcaagaaag GAACCATCAAAAGGCACTGGGAATATTTCTGTCAGCACAGTAAAACAATGAAggtctttgaaaataaagaaactgaCCAAAGCAATAGAGAATGTGAAGCAAAATTTGATTTTACAGTCATGTCCTACAATATCCTCTCGCAGAATTTGTTAGAAGATAACTCCCACCTGTACAAACACTGCAGGCAACGCTTGTTAATCTGGACGTACAGATTTCCCAACATTCTGCAAGAAATCAAACAGCTGGATGCGGAT GTACTTTGTTTACAAGAAGTCCAAGAAGACCACTATAGAAAAGAGATCAAGTCAAGTTTGGAATCCCTGG GGTATCACTGTGAGTATAAAATGAGGACTGGGAGAAAACCTGATGGCTGTGCTATTTGCTTCAAAACTTCCAAATTTAGCCTGATCTCATCAAACCCCGTGGAATTTTTTCGCCATGATATTCCACTCTTGGACAGGGACAATGTGGGACTGGTGTTGCTTTTGCAGCCTAAATTTCAGTGTAAAACTAATGCTGCCATCTGTATAGCCAATACACATCTGTTGTATAACCCACGGAGAGGGGACATCAAACTGACCCAGCTTGCAATGCTCTTGGCAGAGATTGCTAGTGTGGCCCCTCAGAAGGACGGTACCTTCTGTCCAATTATCATCTGTGGTGACTTCAATTCTGTTCCTGGTTCTCCACTGTACAGATTTATAAAGGAAGGAAAGTTAAATTATGAAGGACTTGCTATAGGGAAG GTTTCTGGACAAGAACAGTTTCCAAGGGGACAAAGAATCTTATCTATTCCAATTTGGCCAAAAAAATTAGGTATTTCACAGAACTGTGTATATGagataaaacagcaacaaaaagaagaaaatgcag gagaaaaaatggaagaagcaaAATTGAACAATACCAAGGAGATTGTAAGAGCATCTGAAAA GTTGTCTTCAAAATTGCAGCACCATTTTAAGTTGTCTTCAGTGTATTCTCACTACTTCCCTGAAACTGGGATGCCAGAAGTAACAACTTGTCACTCCCGAAGTGCAGTCACAGTGGATTATATTTTCTATTCTGCAGCAAATGATGATGATGCTACCCAGCCAG gaGCAGTGGATTCTTTTCATGGAGGTCTGAAGCTTCTTGGTAGGCTGGCACTTCTAACAGAGAAAGATCTCTGGACTGTTAATGGTCTGCCCAATGAAAATAACTCTTCTGACCATCTGCCATTGCTAGCAGAGTTCAGGCTTATTGAGCGGTAA